The Pan paniscus chromosome 1, NHGRI_mPanPan1-v2.0_pri, whole genome shotgun sequence genome has a segment encoding these proteins:
- the GJA9 gene encoding gap junction alpha-9 protein: MGDWNLLGDTLEEVHIHSTMIGKIWLTILFIFRMLVLGVAAEDVWNDEQSGFICNTEQPGCRNVCYDQAFPISLIRYWVLQVIFVSSPSLVYMGHALYRLRVLEEERQRMKAQLRVELEEVEFEMPRDRRRLEQELCQLEKRKLNKAPLRGTLLCTYVIHIFTRSVVEVGFMIGQYLLYGFHLEPLFKCHGHPCPNIIDCFVSRPTEKTIFLLFMQSIATISLFLNILEIFHLGFKKIKRGLWGKYKLKKEHNEFHANKAKQNVAKYQSTSANSLKRLPSAPDYNLLVEKQTHTAVYPSLNSSSVFQPNPDNHSVNDEKCILDEQETVLSNEISTLSTSCSHFQHISSNNNKDTHKIFGKELNGNQLMEKRGTEGKDSKRNYYSRGHRSIPGVAIDGENNMRQSPQTVFSLPANCDWKPRWLRATWGSSTEHENRGSPPNGNLKGQFRKGTVRTLPPSQGDSQSLDIPNTADSLGGLSFEPGLVRTCNNPVCPPNHVVSLTNNLIGRRVPTDLQI; this comes from the coding sequence ATGGGGGACTGGAATCTCCTTGGAGATACTCTGGAGGAAGTTCACATCCACTCCACCATGATTGGAAAGATCTGGCTCACCATCCTGTTCATATTTCGAATGCTTGTTCTGGGTGTAGCAGCTGAAGATGTCTGGAATGATGAGCAGTCTGGCTTCATCTGCAATACAGAACAACCAGGCTGCAGAAATGTATGCTACGACCAGGCCTTTCCTATCTCCCTCATTAGATACTGGGTTCTGCAGGTGATATTTGTGTCTTCACCATCCCTGGTCTACATGGGCCATGCATTGTACCGACTGAGAGTTCTTGAGGAAGAGAGGCAAAGGATGAAAGCTCAGTTAAGAGTAGAACTGGAGGAGGTAGAGTTTGAAATGCCTAGGGATCGGAGGAGATTGGAGCAAGAGCTTTGTCagctggagaaaaggaaactaaatAAAGCTCCACTCAGAGGAACCTTGCTTTGCACTTATGTGATACACATTTTCACTCGCTCTGTGGTTGAAGTTGGATTCATGATTGGACAGTACCTTTTATATGGATTTCACTTAGAGCCGCTATTTAAGTGCCATGGCCACCCGTGTCCAAATATAATCGACTGTTTTGTCTCAAGACCAACAGAAAAGACAATATTCCTATTATTTATGCAATCTATAGCCACTATTTCACTTTTCTTAAACATTCTTGAAATTTTCCACCTaggttttaaaaagattaaaagaggGCTTTGGGGAAAATACAAGTTGAAGAAGGAACATAATGAATTCCATGCAAACAAGGCAAAACAAAATGTAGCCAAATACCAGAGCACATCTGCAAATTCACTGAAGCGACTCCCTTCTGCCCCTGATTATAATCTGTTAGTGGAAAAGCAAACACACACTGCAGTGTACCCTAGTTTAAATTCATCTTCTGTATTCCAGCCAAATCCTGACAATCATAGTGTAAATGATGAGAAATGCATTTTGGATGAACAGGAAACTGTACTTTCTAATGAGATTTCCACACTTAGTACTAGTTGTAGTCATTTTCAACACATCAGTTCAAACAATAACAAAGACactcataaaatatttggaaaagaacTTAATGGTAACCAGTTAATGGAAAAAAGAGGAACTGAAGGCaaagacagcaaaagaaactactactCTAGAGGTCACCGTTCTATTCCAGGTGTTGCTATAGATGGAGAGAACAACATGAGGCAGTCACCCCAAACAGTTTTCTCCTTGCCAGCTAACTGCGATTGGAAACCGCGGTGGCTTAGAGCTACATGGGGTTCCTCTACAGAACATGAAAACCGGGGGTCACCTCCTAACGGTAACCTCAAGGGCCAGTTCAGAAAGGGCACAGTCAGAACCCTTCCTCCTTCACAAGGAGATTCTCAATCACTTGACATTCCAAACACTGCTGATTCTTTGGGAGGGCTGTCCTTTGAGCCAGGGTTGGTCAGAACCTGTAATAATCCTGTTTGTCCTCCAAATCACGTAGTGTCCCTAACGAACAATCTCATTGGTAGGCGGGTTCCCACAGATCTTCAGATCTAA
- the MYCBP gene encoding C-Myc-binding protein isoform X2: MSSAAPNPPVAVSGASYAAAAVTMAHYKAADSKREQFRRYLEKSGVLDTLTKAAAVDMFAKDLQIPIPPTLRFLWSPQNLVKKVSLQQRATGKMTEFPSGL, translated from the exons ATGAGCAGTGCTGCTCCCAACCCGCCAGTCGCGGTCTCCGGCGCCAGCTACGCCGCTGCCGCTGTCACTATGGCCCATTACAAA GCCGCCGACTCGAAGCGTGAGCAGTTCCGGAGGTACTTGGAGAAGTCGGGGGTGCTGGACACGCTGACCAAGG CAGCCGCAGTGGACATGTTTGCCAAGGACCTTCAGATCCCAATTCCTCCCACCTTACGGTTTTTATGGAGTCCTCAGAATCTTGTTAAGAAAGTTTCCCTCCAACAAAGAGCAACTGGAAAAATGACCGAATTTCCAAGTGGGCTATGA